The following DNA comes from Candidatus Nitrosotalea okcheonensis.
TTCAATGTAGTAGATGAATCAGATACAAATGACGTGAAATCATTACTTGAAAGGACCAAAGAGATAAAAAATTCCATCCAGTTTATTTCGCAGGACTGAGTTACTTTTTGACTAGTGCAAAGACACCACCTGCACCATAAGCAACTGCTATCATTATTCTAGAGGTGATCACTGCAGTTGTTTGGTTGGATATTAGTGATGTGTCAAGCATTATTGCAAGTGGTATTGCAGCAAGAGATATTGCCCCTACAATGATTTGCTCCATATTTACAAGGCCACTGTATTTTTTCATAAAGAAAAACGTGGATGTGTTTCCAAGACCAATTCCGAACAATATCAAATACTGGTACAGATGAGGAACTATTCCTATTGCTGCAAAGGGTGCAGCCCAGCACAATCCATTTATGGCCTTTACTGCAGGAGGCCATTGTACACTATTTTTCATCCTTCCTTTTATGGATGACAGAATGGTCCTGAATTTTCCGAGAATTATTCCAAACGTTATTGCAAAACTACCAAACCAAATTATTCCATAGTAAAGCATCGGCTCCTTGTATTCAAATGAGATCTCACTTAGAATAGAAGCAGAGCCAACTGCTATTGCCACGCCTACAAATAAAACGCCAAAGGCACGCCTTACTTCTAGAGGAGATTTTTGCACACCTAAGAGTCAAATTCACCTCAGATATAATTTAAGAGATTGAGTTGCAGAAAGTGAATAACACCTTGTGCTAAAACGTTGAGTTTAATTATTTAATTCCATGCTGTCTAATCCTATGTCATATTCAAAAAATCCTCTTGTTGGCATCATAATGGGATCTAGTTCAGACAGTAAAGTAATGCATTCGGCAGCAATAGCCTTGGATGAATTTGGAATAAAACATGAGGATCAGATTGTTTCTGCCCATAGGACACCTACAAGATTGCCAGACTATGCAAAACATGCAGAAAAACAAGGATTCAAAGTAATCATCGCAGGAGCAGGAGGTTCGGCTCATCTGCCAGGCATGATTGCGTCACATACAACAATTCCAGTAATAGGAGTTCCAATAATGGTTTACAATGACAAGATAAATTCTGACAAGTTCAAGTTTTCTGCATTTGGAGGACTAGATGCGCTGTTATCAATATCGGAGATGCCAACGGGTTCTCCTGTTGTTACAGTAGGTGTAAACAAAGCTGCAAATGCAGGACTGTATGCAATAAAGATTCTTGCAAATGAATTTCCAGAATTAAAAACCAAGCTAAAAAAACATAAAGAAATGCAACACAAATCAGTTCTAAAAGAATCAGACGAAATGAAAAAACTTGGCCTTGTTCGATTTGCAGATAAGAAACTCAAGAAATAGATTAGAGGTGATTAGATATCTGCATTACAGGAATTGAAAAGTATATCGGATATATTTTTCCAGTAGTCGGATGTGTATAGTTCCATCTTTTGTCCTGAGGATCAATTTTCATAAACTGTGTGGCCATATCAGACGATAACATTTTGTATGCTTCTTCCCCTATTGTCATCTGGTTTGGTTGTGCAAGAGGTAAAATCTTTGAAGCAATTGTAATGCTGTGTCCAATCAAATCAGGTTCAGAGCCAAGAACAACAATCCTATTTTTTCCAACATCTATTCCAATTCTTACATTGATTTTCGGCAGACCAAAGCTTGCAAACATGGGATTTAGTGAGTGTGTAACCAGCATGTTCATGGATCGAGCACAACGTACAGCATTTGCTGCCATATTCCCAAAGTCTTTGAGTTCTGGGAAAAATGCAATCACTGCATCTCCTGTATACTTTAGAACAAAACCTGCATGCTTTGATACTACTACTGACATCTCTTCAGAAAATACCTTGATCAGCCCAGAAAGATCATCGGAGCTAAGTGATGTTGCAATTTTGGTAGATCCTACAATATCAACATATAGAATGGCTGTATTGATTTCGTTTTCAGGCCACAGACTCAAGAATCTGTTTGAGACGTATTTGAGAAATGCTTGAGAATATGAATCACTTTGTTTCCTCTTGTATAACGAAAAGTTTCTTTGTATTCTGGTTAGACTTTGAATCACAAATGCGTCATCAGGAGTAAGAATTTGAAAACTTTCAACCGGTTTTACTTGAGATATTACAGACTCTAAGCTTTCAAGTGGAACAAACTTCTTTTCTATAACATCATAATACCCTTTTTCCCCCTCTATTACTTGTGGCTCAAGTTTTACTTTGCTAGTGGTAAGACCAAAAGGAAATGATGTTTTTTGTTTATTTGCCGCAATTAGTATGACACTATCATATTCACTTAATGCTAATCCTTGTTCATTTTCTACTCCTGAACTAATATCAATTATACGAGAGATTGGAAATATTGAAATTTTTCCAGTGTTTGAGTTTGCCCTTATTACTTCAATTACATCATGTTCTGAGTTATCAGATACAGTTGTTTGGAGAATGAACTTGTCCCTGAATTCAGAACGATACATACCAGTACCCTTTGCTGCATGGACTTCAGAGCCAACCGTGGTTCCCCTACTCTTAACTTTGACAACATTTACGGTAATTCCCATCATGTCAAGAGCGTCAGTTACTGCAGTAAGGTCATTTCTTGGCAACTCTGCCTCTATTCGTATCATTCTAGTCCTAGATCGTTTATTATAATTAGTAATTTAAACTAGTTTTTTAATTTGCATTTAGTGCCACTTTTAATCACAACTTTAATTTACGATATGCCAAATAGTGATGTCTTGGAACTAAGCGAGATTCTGCCCAATATCATTTCAGAGTATGGAGAACAGAGAATACTTTCAGACATAGTACAAGGCGAAAGCACAGAAGTCATAAAAAGCATTTTTGAACATTGCATGTCAAAAATAGAAAAAACAGACGGAATAAAACCAGACACTTGCATTACAGTTTCAGAAGGGTTACTACACTATTTGCTTACAATTACCATGATTCCAAGTAAGCGAAAAACTATGTTCCATTCAGTTGATATCGACATTGCAATTCCTGATACCATAACACTTGGAACATCCCCGCAAGATGTCATCGTGATCTCTTTTCCAAAAACAAATGATGTGAATACAATAAAGTCTCAGATTGAAAACATAAAAAAAGTTCAACCAAACAAAGATAACATATGGGTAGTTCTTGAGGAAGACATGCAGTGCGGTGCAAAAGTATACACGTTAAGTGGTTCTATGACATTTGCAAACATAATAAATGATTTAATTAGTTTTGCATCAAATAAGAAACAATCCAAGTTAAAAATTTTCAAGATATAAGAGATTTCAAATTTATATTTCTTTCAATGTGTGGAATCATTGTTTCATAGTTTTCATAATCTTTCACAAATGGTAACACACCCAAAATTGGAATGCCTGTAATTTCATGTATCGTGGTTGGTGCATTTATTTCTTCAGGTCCGCCATTCTCATCATAGTTATTTACAATAATTCCCATGATTGGAATTTTGTAATTGTGACATGTATTGACTGTCATCACAGTATGGTTCAGAGTTCCAAGAGTAGGTCGTGTGATTATGATTGTTTCAAGGTCCAATTCTTTTATCAAATCAGCTACAAAGTAATCCCTACTTAGAGGAGTCATTATCCCCCCTATACCTTCAACAAGCATCAGGTCATGCTTGCTTTTCAATTTTGCAAACTTTTCAAAGATTATTTTTTTATCAAACTTGAGATCAAGTATTTTGCTTGCGTCATATGGAGAAACTGGCAACGGCATAAATATTGGATTTATTTCGTCCTCAGGATCATCCACCTCAGCAGCACGATGTAAGATTGAAACATCGGATGACTTGAAGCCAATTTTTTGGACAATCCCGGTTGCAATCGGCTTCATAACACCAACATCTATTCCCAATTTTTGCATACATGCTGCCAATGCAGATGTGATAGTGGTCTTACCAACACCAGTATCAGTGGCA
Coding sequences within:
- the purE gene encoding 5-(carboxyamino)imidazole ribonucleotide mutase, which gives rise to MSYSKNPLVGIIMGSSSDSKVMHSAAIALDEFGIKHEDQIVSAHRTPTRLPDYAKHAEKQGFKVIIAGAGGSAHLPGMIASHTTIPVIGVPIMVYNDKINSDKFKFSAFGGLDALLSISEMPTGSPVVTVGVNKAANAGLYAIKILANEFPELKTKLKKHKEMQHKSVLKESDEMKKLGLVRFADKKLKK
- a CDS encoding adenylate/guanylate cyclase domain-containing protein; the protein is MIRIEAELPRNDLTAVTDALDMMGITVNVVKVKSRGTTVGSEVHAAKGTGMYRSEFRDKFILQTTVSDNSEHDVIEVIRANSNTGKISIFPISRIIDISSGVENEQGLALSEYDSVILIAANKQKTSFPFGLTTSKVKLEPQVIEGEKGYYDVIEKKFVPLESLESVISQVKPVESFQILTPDDAFVIQSLTRIQRNFSLYKRKQSDSYSQAFLKYVSNRFLSLWPENEINTAILYVDIVGSTKIATSLSSDDLSGLIKVFSEEMSVVVSKHAGFVLKYTGDAVIAFFPELKDFGNMAANAVRCARSMNMLVTHSLNPMFASFGLPKINVRIGIDVGKNRIVVLGSEPDLIGHSITIASKILPLAQPNQMTIGEEAYKMLSSDMATQFMKIDPQDKRWNYTHPTTGKIYPIYFSIPVMQISNHL
- the bioD gene encoding dethiobiotin synthase, which encodes MKSYFITATDTGVGKTTITSALAACMQKLGIDVGVMKPIATGIVQKIGFKSSDVSILHRAAEVDDPEDEINPIFMPLPVSPYDASKILDLKFDKKIIFEKFAKLKSKHDLMLVEGIGGIMTPLSRDYFVADLIKELDLETIIITRPTLGTLNHTVMTVNTCHNYKIPIMGIIVNNYDENGGPEEINAPTTIHEITGIPILGVLPFVKDYENYETMIPHIERNINLKSLIS